The Synechocystis sp. PCC 6714 genome includes the window TTACCCCCAATGAAGCCATGGAAATCGCCGATGAGCGGGGGCTCGACCTTGTGTTAGTGAGTGAAACCGCCGATCCGCCCGTGTGCCGGATTATGGACTACGGCAAATATAAATTTGAGCAGGAGAAGAAAGCTCGGGAAGCTAAGAAAAAACAGCATACCGCCGATGTTAAGGAAGTAAAAATGCGGTACAAAATCGATGAACACGATTATCAAGTGCGTATTAGCCAGGCAAAACGATTCCTCAAAGCGGGGGATAAAGTTAAAGCAACGGTGAACTTCCGGGGCCGGGAAATTCAGCACGCCCATTTGGCCAAGGAATTACTGGACCGTATGGCGACGGATTTGGCCACTGAAGCGGACATTCAGCAGGCCCCCAAACGGGAAGGCCGCAATATGATGATGTTCCTTTCCCCAAAAAAGGTCTAGCCATACTTGAGTAGTGAAACCGGGCTATTGAAATAGTTTAAACAGTAGTTTTTTTAATCCCCTCAGATTTTCCTGGGGGATTTTTTGTGTAGCTGTTGCAAAACCGTTAATCTTGTCCCCATCCAACCCAAGTTTTCTGCCCCTGTCCTAGAATGGGGAAGTCAGCAAAGCCCCACTGGTGGAGGAAAAGGTCTTGGACGAACTACGCTCAGCGTTGGAGTTGGCGACGGAGGATGAACTGACCCAACTAACGCAAATTCTCTTTTGTAGAAAATTTAATCCTTTGGATTATCTGCAAACCCCTCTGCCGGTGGAGGTGCAAAGCTTGGATCGTCCCCTCTGGGAAAGTTCCTTAGAAGAAAGATTCCGCTACCTGGCCGCCGATGGTCTAACCGTATTGCGGGGCAAGGCTAAACGGTTCAGCTATCGGGATACTTTAATTCGGGTTTGTCAATTCCTCAAGGTGCCCTACGCTCAGCAGATGACCACCTTAGATTTGGAAACGGATATTTTTCTCCACTTGGTCAACCAGGCTTGGCAAAAGTTGCCCCCGACGGAGCAGAGCAATTTAACCCGCAAAATTCAACAATCTTTGATTAACTCCCCCTTGCCGGAACCCCTGCCTCTGCAAATTCAACACAATCCGGTCAATGTTATTCTCAAGGGCGGCGGGGCGATCGCCGTTAGCTCGGTGCTGAGACCCTTACTGTTAGGACGGATTTTACAACAGGTGACGCTACACATTGCCCAATATCAAGTGGCTAAATCGGTGCTGGTGAAGGGGGGGCTAAATGCGGCCACCCAGTTACAAAATCAACTGGCTTTGCAAACGGCTAAGCAGGGGGTCTTGATGGGAACAGCCCGTTATGGGGCGGTGCGGACAATTTTTTCGGTGTTGGGGCCGGCCCTGTGGGGATTATTCCTGGCGGATCTGGGTTGGCGGGCGATCGCCACTAACTATGGCCGCATCATTCCAGTAATTTTTACCCTGGCTCAAATTCGTTTAACGAGGGAAACCTGCTGGCAACTGGCCTAGTTTGGGGAAGGAAAAATAACGAAAAACTAGGAACGGCGGCGGGATTTAGACTCCCCTCGGCTGGGGTGCTTTTTTTGCCTGAGCCTTTTTTTGAGCCAACTACCGCCCCAATCGCTCACACTATGGGCCATGGCCCCTGCTTCTAAGCCAACAAAAATTGTTAGTAGCTCCCAACGGTGGTGCCCCAGCCATTGTCCCAGGACCAACCAGTCAATCCTCTGTAAATCGAGCTTTTGCAACAGTATCAGCACCGTGCCTACACCCGCTGAAACCAGTATTAGCCAGCTGCCTAGATAAAATAAGCGCAAAACAGTACCGATTAAAAAGCCGTGGGAAAGGGGCGATCGATGCCGAATCAAGCGACGATAGGGAAGCCAAATCCACCTCAGCCAGCCCCAACGTTTATATTGACAGGAATGGATATCCAAATCCGGACCAAACATCAGCCCACTAAACCCAAAGGCGATCGCCATTAGCAGGGTCAGTCGGGCGCTACTGGTGCAAATAAAAGTTATAGCCATGACTCCGGGAGTCGCCCCCAGGGTAATGCGGTCATGGGTTTTACCTGCGGGCATAGGACAAGGGGCTGAGAAATTATAAAAGAAGGAAAATTTTGCCGACGGCGATCGAGAAAAACGATAACCTATGATATAGTGATTAAGCGCGAGTAAAGGGCGATTAGCTCAGTTGGTAGAGCGCCTGCCTTACAAGCAGGATGTCGGCGGTTCGAGCCCGTCATCGCCCATATAGTCACTTTTTGTCCTATCTGACTGCTATTGCTTCCAAAGGGCGGGGTTTTGCAGTGCTACTGGTCTGCCTGGGCAAGTTTTTGGCGGCCATAGTAACGGTTGTTGTAGTAGCGCCCATAGTAGTAACCATAACCGCCGGAGGTAGAAGTGATGGCATTGGCCACAATTCCGATGACGTTGAGATCAGCCAAGGCTAATTCCCGGAAAGCTTCCTTGAGGCTATCCTTACGGGTTTTGTTGAGACGCACTACTACCACCAGCCCATCGGTTTGATCTGCAATGAGACGGGAATCGGTTAGACCCAAAATAGGAGGGGTATCAATCAAAATTAAATCGAAAGTCTCTTTCCATTGGTTCATTTTGACGACAAAATTTTGGGAAGCGGAGACTAACTGCTCCGGGGTCATGGTGTCGTCTTGGACTTTGAAGTAGAACAAGTTCTTGCCCAAAAGCTCCGGCAAATCATCGTTTTGACCATTGGAATCCCCCGCCAAGCTGTCGAGCACCCCATTGCCATCCGGGGAAGCATTGTCGCCCCCAAAGCCAGTAATTTTAGCTAACTTTAACCAAGCTTGCTTTTGGGGGAAATAGCGATCGCCATCCACCAGCAGGACTTTTTGTCCCAACTTAGCGGCGGCCTGGGCTAAGAAGAAAGAAGTCGTCGATTTGCCGTCACCGGACTCAGCGGAGGTGACCACAAAGGAATGGCACTGGCGTTTGCGCTTGAGGAAAAACAGATTGGAGTAGAGCCTGGCATAGGACTCCTGCATGGCCTCATTGGGTAAAGGTGACCCATACTTAATGCTAGCTCGCAGTTCCTTTTCCAAGGGGATATAGCCCAGAATGGTGTGACTATAGCTAGACCTTAAGTCTTCAACGCTATGATGTCTGGGGTCTAGTTTATCTAACAACAGTGCGGCGGCGCATCCAGCTAATAGTCCCAGCAGAGTGGAGAAGAGTATGTCCCTGGGGAGGGTATCAATTGGTTGATTGGGCAGAGTAATATTAGAGATCAACCGCCAGGGAACGTAGTTCTTCGTGATCTCTATTTCTAAAGCCTGTCTAGTTGCAGTCAACTGGTCTAGTCCACTCTTCTGTCGATCAAATTCTTGCTTGATGGTCGCATACTGACCAGAAATGGTTGTTATCCTTTCCAATTGTTGCCTTAGCTCTGTTTCTGCTCGAATTAATTCTTGTAGCTCCAGATTCATTACTTCGAGCTCTACGCCAACATTCGCCAGTTCACCTAAAGCCGCCGCCTTGGGGCCGCCTACATCAGTTGAATTAAGCACCTCATCAAGGCTTCTTCTGCCGATGGAACCAGGCGCCCCGCGATCAATCTCGGCTTGGATTAACTGTAGAATACTTGCTTTTTCCTCTTGCAACTGTTGAACTTGGATACTTTCAGGAGTGTAGATGGTCAGGGACTGTACCAGTTTCAAATTTATCTCATTTAAACTGTTGACTAAACCAGCGTAGACTGGTGATTGACCCAAGGAACTTAGGGCAAAAGCCTGGTCATTCCCAACACCGGTTTTCTGTTCTAGAGCTTCTTTTCTAGCGTTCAGTTGTTGTATTTTTAGCTGTAGATTCCTTCTTTGATCGACTATGGTATTTAGTCTGGAGCTAGCATTTTCCCCTGCACTCTCCGGATTGAAGATGTTATTTTCCCTTTGAAGCCTTAAAAGTTGAGACTGAAGAGACCTTACCCTCTCTTCAAATTCTGGTAAACGTTCATTGACAAACCGAAGCCGTTCATTGTCCTGGAAGTCTCTTTGCTCTGCTGCATAGTTGATGTAGGTGTTAGCCAGTTTCTTCAACACGGCCTGAACCCTTTCCCGGTTTTTGTCCCGGTAAGATACGACTATTATGTCAGCATCTGGCATTTTGGTAATGGACAAGTTGGACAATACTTGCTGGTAGCTTAGTCTTTCCGCATTTATGGATGATGGATCTTCATTTTCTATATCATCCCAGACTTGGGAAAGGAGAGTATTACTCTTGAGTAACTCGATCTGAGTGGCAAAATAATTTTGATTATTCTGGCGCCCACCGAGCAACCCACTGGGTTGGATTGCAGTGAGGGGATTTAATCCTTCCACTGGTGGAGGGGTGACCAGTAATCGAAAACTGGACTCGAATATTTCCGGTTTGTCGATTTCCCTTCTAAAATTAAACCCTCCAACAACCAGAGCGACTAGAATGATAACCCACCATCTTCTCCGTAATATTCCCGTCAAGCCAGCGAGGGAAAGAGATTCGGTTTCTTCAGCACCGTATGCTCCGACTAGTGGAGGGGGGGGACTGCCTTGGGGCAATTCTGGGTAACTGTAGGTCATCTTTTTTAGGAATAGCTATAGACGGGGGTGACCAAGGAAATTGGCCATGGTTTAGTACCTAGTATTAGTGGGGGGAGGAGTTTCATTTATCTAGGTCAATGTTACCTTTATTTCCGACGACTGTGCAGGGTGGACTTAGCATGAATTTGTATGGCTCTAGGGGAAGGACTTGCCTTACATCTCCCTAGTTCCTCCGGCGAAACAATAACTTACTTTGGGTGGCGATCGCCTTTAATTGGGAAACCTGGGTATTTAATTCCTTCGCAGCAGAAGCGGTCAACTGGACAAAATCGAGCTAATCAATTAGATTGAACTCCAGTCATGGGCTGCTGAAGGTTTGTTCTGGTCAAGGAATTCCCCGGCAACAGGACTGGACAGTTTAGAGTAAATCAAAAACAACTGAATTTTACACTCATGCTTTAGCCGGAGCCTTGATGATCCCACGGATCTCGGTTTCGTCTGCCGTATTCTTAGAACTGACTAAGAACGTACATAGGGTTCGTGCGGCCAAAACCAAGACGGTGCCACGGGTTTGCTAATTACCAGTGGGGTTCCGGTCGGTGGCAAAGGACTATGATAAAAATTAATTTTTACTTACTCTCTGTAGCCAACAGGAGGACATCATGCCAGCGATGACGGCCCAGGAATTAGAACTGCAAATGCCCGATGCCCGCCAACTGTTGAGTGAAGAACCAGAAATGTGAGTGAAGAACCAGAAATGGAAAGTTCTTTGCACTATACGCAACTTCTCCTGTTGGTAACTAGTTTGGAATGGGCATGGCGAGACCGGGATGATTTTTTTATCGGTGCGAACCTAACCATCTACTTCAGTCGTCAGCAACTTAAGCATCGGGATTTTCGGAGTCCTGACTTTTTCCTGGTCAAAAATACGACAAGGGAACCACGGAACTCTTGGGTGGCATGGGAGGAAGATGGCCGCTACCCTGATTTAGTTATTGAATTTTTGTCGGACTCCACAGCCAAGGTAGACCGCACTACGAAGCGTGAACTTTATGCCACCAGGTTCCACATTCCGGAATATTTTTATTTTTCGCCAGAAAATCTAGAATTTGCTGGTTTTAAACTGGATTTTAACGAGTATGTTCTCCTAATTACCAATGAACAGGGCTGGCTATGGAGTGAGGCTTTGGGTTTCTTCCTGGGCATCCAGAATGGCCAACTACGTTACTTTTCTTTGGAGGGAACTCTAATTCCTACCCCCGATGAGGCGGTGAGGCTTGAAGTTTTAAAAGCTAGCCAAGCTATGACCACGGCGAAATATCAAGGGGAAAGGGCAGAACGGGAAGCGCAAAGGGCAGAATGGGAAAAATCTAAAGCCGATCGCCTGGCGGCTAAGTTAAGGGAGTTGGGATTAGATCCCGATGATATTTAGTTAGTAAACCCGGCAAAAACTTACTTTGACCATGAGTACTTCCCCTCCAGAACTGATTATTGAAGCAGGGCGCACGGAGCGTCAGTATTGGCAAGACCTATGGCGCTATCGGGAGTTATTTTACACCCTGGCCTGGCGGGACATTGCGGTGCGCTACAAACAAACGGCGATCGGTGTGGCCTGGGCCCTGATCCGACCATTTTTGACCATGGTGGTGTTCACGGTGGTGTTTGGTAAGTTGGCCAATTTACCCTCGGAGGGGGTGCCCTACCCGATTCTGGTGTTTGCGGGCATGTTGCCCTGGCAGTTTTTTTCCACTTCCCTTAGTTCCGCCAGCGAGAGCCTAATTACCAATGCTAATTTAATTTCTAAAGTATATTTTCCCCGGTTAGTGGTGCCCACCAGCGCAGTGGTGACCAGTTTTGTCGATTTTTTAATTTCCGGGATGATTATGGTGGGGTTGATGGCTTGGTATAACTTTCTCCCCAGTTGGCATGTGGTCACGTTGCCTTTTTTTATTTTGATTGCCTTTATGGCTTCCATGGGAGCAGGGTTATGGCTTTGTTCCCTCAACGTCAAATACCGAGATTTTCGTTACATTGTGCCGTTTATTGTCCAGTTCGGGCTGTACATTTCCCCGGTGGGTTTTAGCAGTAATGTGGTGCCGGAAAGGTGGCGTTTGCTCTATTCTATTAACCCGATGGTGAGTGTGATTGATGGTTTTCGCTGGGCGATTTTGGGGGGAGAGTCAACTCTGTTTTGGCCGGGATTTTTGTTGTCTTTACTGTTGGTAATAATTATTTTTGTGACGGGCATTCTCTATTTTCGTAAAGTGGAACGAACTTTTGCTGATGTGATCTAGGCCATGAAAACAGGCAGGTGGGTGGTTTTATACCTTTGATAAACAATCGCACATTGAGCTGAGAGATTAGCAACTTTATGGCAGATACGGTTATTTGGGTTGAAAGTTTGGGCAAGAAGTACGTCATTGGCCATCAACAGCAGAAACGTGACACAGCTCTGCGGGATGTGTTGAAGAAAAAATTCTCAGCTTGGAAAACAAACAAAGGCGTAAAACTGTATGAGTAGAGTTTTAGTGACGGGGGCGGCGGGGTTTATTGGTTTCCATTTATGCCAACGTTTATTGGCCGATGGCAAAGTTGTTGTGGGTCTGGATAATCTCAATGATTATTACGATGTTGCCCTTAAGCAGGCCCGTTTGGCTCAATTGCAAGCACAGCCAAATTTTAGCTTCACGAAACTCGATCTAGGCGATCGCCAAGGTATGGCGGAGTTTTTTACCCAGGAAAAGCCAGAGTTGGTGGTGCATTTGGCAGCCCAGGCGGGGGTGAGGCATTCCCTAGAGAATCCTCATGCCTATGTGGACAGTAATCTGGTGGGGTTTGTTAATGTTTTGGAGGGCTGTCGCCACCATTCAGTCAACCATTTGGTCTATGCATCGTCTAGTTCGGTGTATGGGGCGAAGCAAAAAATTCCCTTTGCGGTGACGGACAATGTGGATCAGCCGGTGAGTTTGTACGCGGCAACGAAAAAAGCCAATGAGCTGATGGCCCACACCTATAGCCATCTTTATGGGTTACCGACGACTGGACTCAGGTTTTTTACGGTTTATGGCCCCTGGGGGCGACCGGATATGGCTTATTTTTCTTTTACTAAGGCAATTTTGGCAGGGAAACCGATTAAGGTGTTCAACCAAGGGCAGATGCGGCGGGACTTTACCTATATTGATGATGTGGTTGAAGGATTAGTTCGAGTGTTGCCATCTATTCCCCCCGGGCCGGTGCCCTATCTGCTCTACAACATTGGTAATCACAGTCCGGTGGCTTTGCTGGATTTTATCCAGATACTAGAGGATTGTTTAGGTAAAAAGGGGGAGAAAGTTTTTTTACCAATGCAACCTGGGGATGTGGTAGAGACCTATGCCGATGTGTCTTCCCTAATGGCAGATGTGGGCTTTTCCCCTTCCACTCCCCTGACTCTGGGCTTAAATAAGTTCATCGGTTGGTATCGGCAGTTTTATGGATCATAGGCCTGGCGATCGCCTTAATTGATTGGTATGGTAAGTTACAAAAGAAGCGCACTGATCTGTGGCGTATCTGGTCAGGATAGAGCCTATTTAGCCCAGCTACTTTTGCAGAAAGGCTGACAGGCTCGGGGGACTTCCCGATATGCCAGGGTAGCCAGTAGCCAG containing:
- a CDS encoding Uma2 family endonuclease — its product is MESSLHYTQLLLLVTSLEWAWRDRDDFFIGANLTIYFSRQQLKHRDFRSPDFFLVKNTTREPRNSWVAWEEDGRYPDLVIEFLSDSTAKVDRTTKRELYATRFHIPEYFYFSPENLEFAGFKLDFNEYVLLITNEQGWLWSEALGFFLGIQNGQLRYFSLEGTLIPTPDEAVRLEVLKASQAMTTAKYQGERAEREAQRAEWEKSKADRLAAKLRELGLDPDDI
- a CDS encoding YaaW family protein, whose amino-acid sequence is MEEKVLDELRSALELATEDELTQLTQILFCRKFNPLDYLQTPLPVEVQSLDRPLWESSLEERFRYLAADGLTVLRGKAKRFSYRDTLIRVCQFLKVPYAQQMTTLDLETDIFLHLVNQAWQKLPPTEQSNLTRKIQQSLINSPLPEPLPLQIQHNPVNVILKGGGAIAVSSVLRPLLLGRILQQVTLHIAQYQVAKSVLVKGGLNAATQLQNQLALQTAKQGVLMGTARYGAVRTIFSVLGPALWGLFLADLGWRAIATNYGRIIPVIFTLAQIRLTRETCWQLA
- a CDS encoding ABC transporter permease, with amino-acid sequence MSTSPPELIIEAGRTERQYWQDLWRYRELFYTLAWRDIAVRYKQTAIGVAWALIRPFLTMVVFTVVFGKLANLPSEGVPYPILVFAGMLPWQFFSTSLSSASESLITNANLISKVYFPRLVVPTSAVVTSFVDFLISGMIMVGLMAWYNFLPSWHVVTLPFFILIAFMASMGAGLWLCSLNVKYRDFRYIVPFIVQFGLYISPVGFSSNVVPERWRLLYSINPMVSVIDGFRWAILGGESTLFWPGFLLSLLLVIIIFVTGILYFRKVERTFADVI
- the infC gene encoding translation initiation factor IF-3; this encodes MADKRRPQRDLPQINERIRFPEIRVIDSDGAQLGIITPNEAMEIADERGLDLVLVSETADPPVCRIMDYGKYKFEQEKKAREAKKKQHTADVKEVKMRYKIDEHDYQVRISQAKRFLKAGDKVKATVNFRGREIQHAHLAKELLDRMATDLATEADIQQAPKREGRNMMMFLSPKKV
- a CDS encoding metal-binding protein; the encoded protein is MPAGKTHDRITLGATPGVMAITFICTSSARLTLLMAIAFGFSGLMFGPDLDIHSCQYKRWGWLRWIWLPYRRLIRHRSPLSHGFLIGTVLRLFYLGSWLILVSAGVGTVLILLQKLDLQRIDWLVLGQWLGHHRWELLTIFVGLEAGAMAHSVSDWGGSWLKKRLRQKKHPSRGESKSRRRS
- a CDS encoding NAD-dependent epimerase — translated: MSRVLVTGAAGFIGFHLCQRLLADGKVVVGLDNLNDYYDVALKQARLAQLQAQPNFSFTKLDLGDRQGMAEFFTQEKPELVVHLAAQAGVRHSLENPHAYVDSNLVGFVNVLEGCRHHSVNHLVYASSSSVYGAKQKIPFAVTDNVDQPVSLYAATKKANELMAHTYSHLYGLPTTGLRFFTVYGPWGRPDMAYFSFTKAILAGKPIKVFNQGQMRRDFTYIDDVVEGLVRVLPSIPPGPVPYLLYNIGNHSPVALLDFIQILEDCLGKKGEKVFLPMQPGDVVETYADVSSLMADVGFSPSTPLTLGLNKFIGWYRQFYGS
- a CDS encoding exopolysaccharide transport family protein, giving the protein MTYSYPELPQGSPPPPLVGAYGAEETESLSLAGLTGILRRRWWVIILVALVVGGFNFRREIDKPEIFESSFRLLVTPPPVEGLNPLTAIQPSGLLGGRQNNQNYFATQIELLKSNTLLSQVWDDIENEDPSSINAERLSYQQVLSNLSITKMPDADIIVVSYRDKNRERVQAVLKKLANTYINYAAEQRDFQDNERLRFVNERLPEFEERVRSLQSQLLRLQRENNIFNPESAGENASSRLNTIVDQRRNLQLKIQQLNARKEALEQKTGVGNDQAFALSSLGQSPVYAGLVNSLNEINLKLVQSLTIYTPESIQVQQLQEEKASILQLIQAEIDRGAPGSIGRRSLDEVLNSTDVGGPKAAALGELANVGVELEVMNLELQELIRAETELRQQLERITTISGQYATIKQEFDRQKSGLDQLTATRQALEIEITKNYVPWRLISNITLPNQPIDTLPRDILFSTLLGLLAGCAAALLLDKLDPRHHSVEDLRSSYSHTILGYIPLEKELRASIKYGSPLPNEAMQESYARLYSNLFFLKRKRQCHSFVVTSAESGDGKSTTSFFLAQAAAKLGQKVLLVDGDRYFPQKQAWLKLAKITGFGGDNASPDGNGVLDSLAGDSNGQNDDLPELLGKNLFYFKVQDDTMTPEQLVSASQNFVVKMNQWKETFDLILIDTPPILGLTDSRLIADQTDGLVVVVRLNKTRKDSLKEAFRELALADLNVIGIVANAITSTSGGYGYYYGRYYNNRYYGRQKLAQADQ